A genomic region of Thunnus albacares chromosome 2, fThuAlb1.1, whole genome shotgun sequence contains the following coding sequences:
- the LOC122970366 gene encoding progonadoliberin-1-like, translated as MHRRMAMQTLALWLLLLGSVVPQVCCQHWSYGLSPGGKRELDSLSDTLDNVVEGFPHVDTPCSVLGCVEESPFAKIYRMKGFLGSVTNRENEHKNYKK; from the exons ATGCACAGAAG aaTGGCTATGCAAACCCTGGCACTGTGGTTGCTGCTTCTGGGCTCAGTGGTGCCACAGGTCTGTTGTCAGCACTGGTCATATGGACTGAGCCCAGGAGGGAAAAGGGAACTGGACAGCCTTTCAGACACACTGGACAAT GTAGTTGAGGGGTTTCCACATGTGGACACACCTTGCAGTGTTTTGGGTTGTGTTGAGGAATCGCCTTTCGCCAAAATCTACAGAATGAAAGGATTTCTT ggCAGTGTGACCAACAGGGAGAATGAacacaaaaattataaaaaatga